The proteins below are encoded in one region of Paraburkholderia phenazinium:
- the pstB gene encoding phosphate ABC transporter ATP-binding protein PstB: MNMAETQLNPIARPTAPAGFDPAQGDSAQASAQPKIQVNDLNFFYGKYHALKNINLRIPEGKVTAFIGPSGCGKSTLLRTFNKMYALYPEQRAEGEILMDGENLLTTKRDISLLRARIGMVFQKPTPFPMSIYDNIAFGVKMFETLPRSEMDDRVEWALTKAALWNEVKDKLGQSGYGLSGGQQQRLCIARGIAIRPEVLLLDEPCSALDPISTGRIEELIAELKSDYTVVIVTHNMQQAARCSDYTAYMYLGELIEFGDTEKIFIKPVRKETEDYITGRFG; this comes from the coding sequence ATGAACATGGCAGAAACTCAACTCAACCCGATTGCGCGTCCGACCGCGCCCGCCGGTTTCGACCCCGCCCAGGGCGACAGTGCCCAAGCGTCGGCGCAGCCGAAGATCCAGGTCAACGATCTCAACTTCTTCTACGGCAAGTACCACGCGTTGAAGAACATCAACCTGCGCATTCCCGAAGGCAAGGTGACGGCGTTCATCGGCCCGTCGGGCTGCGGCAAGTCCACGCTGCTGCGCACCTTCAACAAGATGTACGCGCTCTATCCGGAGCAGCGCGCGGAAGGCGAGATCCTGATGGACGGCGAAAACCTGCTGACCACCAAGCGCGATATCTCGCTGCTGCGTGCACGGATCGGCATGGTGTTCCAGAAGCCGACGCCGTTCCCGATGTCGATCTACGACAACATCGCCTTCGGCGTGAAGATGTTCGAAACGCTGCCGCGCTCGGAAATGGATGACCGCGTCGAATGGGCGCTCACCAAGGCAGCGCTGTGGAATGAAGTGAAGGACAAGCTCGGTCAGAGCGGCTACGGCCTCTCGGGTGGCCAGCAGCAGCGTCTGTGCATTGCGCGCGGCATTGCGATCCGTCCGGAAGTGCTGCTGCTCGACGAGCCGTGCTCGGCACTCGACCCGATTTCGACGGGCCGCATCGAAGAACTGATTGCAGAGCTGAAGAGCGACTACACCGTGGTGATCGTTACCCACAACATGCAACAGGCTGCACGGTGTTCGGACTACACTGCCTATATGTACCTCGGCGAGCTGATCGAGTTCGGTGATACCGAAAAGATCTTCATCAAGCCGGTCCGCAAGGAAACCGAGGACTACATCACCGGCCGCTTTGGTTAA
- the ftsH gene encoding ATP-dependent zinc metalloprotease FtsH has product MNNNMFSKAAVWLVIALVLFTVFKQFDKPRVQEGVSYSQFMDDAKNGKVKNVIVQGRNLTVTPADGQKYQIVSPGDIWMVGDLMKYGVQVSGKADDEPNALVSALYYLGPTILIIGFWFYMMRQMQGGGKGGAFSFGKSRARLIDENNNAINFTDVAGCDEAKEEVSELVDFLRDPQKFQKLGGRIPRGVLLVGPPGTGKTLLARAIAGEAKVPFFSISGSDFVEMFVGVGAARVRDMFEQAKKHAPCIVFIDEIDAVGRHRGAGMGGGNDEREQTLNQMLVEMDGFEANSGVIVIAATNRSDVLDKALLRPGRFDRQVYVGLPDIRGREHIMKVHLRKVPISNDVDAAVIARGTPGFSGADLANLVNEAALFAARRGKRIVEMIDFEDAKDKIFMGPERKSAVIREESKRATAYHESGHAVIAKLLPKADPVHKVTIIPRGRALGVTWQLPEHDNETYSKDYLLDRLAILFGGRVAEELFLNLISTGASDDFNKATATARAMVARFGMTDALGPMVYVDDENDATPFGRGFTRTISEATQQKVDAEIRRVLDEQYNLAKRLLEDNRDKVEAMTSALMEWETIDADQINDIMAGRPPRAPKSSPPSATDASSGGSTGSEVKPGSATAPA; this is encoded by the coding sequence TTGAACAACAATATGTTTTCGAAGGCAGCAGTGTGGCTGGTTATCGCACTGGTGCTGTTTACGGTGTTCAAGCAGTTCGATAAGCCCCGGGTCCAGGAAGGCGTTTCCTATTCGCAGTTCATGGATGACGCAAAGAACGGCAAGGTCAAGAACGTCATCGTTCAGGGGCGTAACCTCACGGTCACTCCAGCAGACGGCCAGAAGTACCAGATCGTGTCGCCCGGCGACATCTGGATGGTCGGCGACCTGATGAAGTATGGCGTTCAGGTGAGCGGCAAGGCCGATGACGAACCGAACGCGCTTGTGTCCGCGCTGTACTACCTCGGACCAACAATCCTGATTATCGGGTTCTGGTTCTACATGATGAGACAGATGCAGGGAGGCGGGAAAGGGGGTGCGTTCTCGTTCGGCAAGTCCCGTGCACGTCTGATCGATGAGAACAATAACGCAATCAATTTCACTGACGTCGCCGGTTGCGACGAAGCCAAGGAAGAAGTCTCCGAGCTGGTCGACTTCCTGCGCGATCCACAGAAATTCCAGAAGCTAGGCGGGCGGATACCGCGCGGCGTGCTGCTGGTCGGGCCACCGGGAACCGGTAAGACGCTGCTCGCGCGTGCCATCGCCGGCGAAGCCAAGGTGCCGTTCTTCAGCATTTCGGGTTCTGACTTCGTGGAAATGTTCGTCGGTGTCGGCGCGGCTCGTGTGCGTGACATGTTCGAACAGGCCAAGAAGCATGCGCCGTGTATCGTGTTCATCGACGAAATCGACGCGGTCGGCCGTCATCGTGGCGCCGGCATGGGCGGCGGTAACGACGAGCGCGAACAGACGCTGAACCAGATGCTGGTGGAAATGGACGGCTTCGAAGCGAATTCGGGCGTGATCGTGATCGCTGCCACGAACCGTTCGGATGTGCTGGACAAGGCGCTGCTGCGTCCGGGCCGTTTCGACCGCCAGGTGTATGTCGGTCTGCCGGATATCCGCGGTCGCGAACACATCATGAAGGTCCACCTGCGCAAGGTACCTATCTCGAACGACGTCGACGCAGCGGTTATCGCACGCGGCACGCCGGGTTTCTCGGGTGCTGATCTCGCGAATCTCGTGAACGAAGCAGCGCTGTTTGCGGCTCGCCGCGGCAAGCGCATCGTCGAGATGATCGATTTCGAAGACGCGAAGGACAAGATTTTCATGGGTCCGGAGCGCAAGTCGGCCGTGATCCGCGAAGAGTCGAAGCGCGCCACGGCGTACCACGAGTCGGGCCACGCGGTGATCGCCAAGCTGTTGCCGAAGGCAGATCCGGTGCACAAGGTCACCATCATCCCGCGCGGTCGCGCACTGGGTGTGACGTGGCAGTTGCCGGAGCACGACAACGAAACGTATTCGAAGGACTACCTGCTGGATCGTCTGGCGATTCTGTTCGGTGGCCGGGTCGCGGAAGAGTTGTTCCTGAACCTGATCAGCACCGGCGCGTCGGACGACTTCAACAAGGCAACGGCTACGGCCCGCGCCATGGTGGCCCGTTTCGGCATGACCGATGCGCTCGGACCGATGGTCTACGTGGACGACGAGAACGACGCTACGCCGTTTGGCCGCGGTTTCACGCGAACCATTTCGGAAGCGACGCAACAGAAGGTCGACGCGGAAATCCGCCGTGTGCTGGACGAGCAGTACAACCTCGCGAAGCGCCTGCTGGAAGATAACCGGGACAAGGTCGAAGCGATGACTTCCGCCCTGATGGAGTGGGAAACGATCGACGCCGATCAGATCAACGACATCATGGCAGGCCGTCCGCCGCGCGCCCCGAAGAGTTCGCCGCCGTCGGCAACGGACGCTTCCTCGGGTGGCAGCACGGGTAGTGAGGTGAAGCCGGGCAGCGCGACTGCACCGGCCTGA
- a CDS encoding RlmE family RNA methyltransferase, whose product MAKNKFNTSWLHDHINDPYVKLAQREGYRARAAYKLKEIDEQDKLIRPGQVIVDLGSAPGSWSQYVRNKLAQGAKRDAMREGGIDGTIIALDLLPMEPIADVIFIQGDFREDSVLHQLEELVGARQVDLVISDMAPNLSGVALADAARIEHVCDLALEFSQNHLKPDGALLVKCFHGSGYSQIVEKFKQQFKTVAARKPKASRDKSSETFILGKHLKRPG is encoded by the coding sequence ATGGCAAAAAACAAATTCAACACCTCGTGGCTGCACGATCACATCAATGATCCGTACGTGAAACTGGCGCAGCGGGAGGGCTATCGCGCCCGCGCAGCCTACAAACTGAAGGAAATCGACGAACAGGACAAGCTGATCCGTCCCGGCCAGGTGATTGTCGATCTTGGCTCGGCGCCCGGCAGCTGGAGCCAGTACGTCCGCAACAAGCTGGCACAGGGCGCGAAGCGCGATGCGATGCGCGAAGGCGGCATCGACGGCACGATCATCGCGCTCGACCTGCTGCCCATGGAGCCGATTGCCGACGTCATCTTCATTCAGGGCGACTTCCGCGAGGACTCGGTTCTGCACCAGCTGGAAGAATTGGTAGGAGCGCGTCAGGTCGACCTTGTAATTTCCGATATGGCGCCCAACCTGTCGGGAGTGGCGCTGGCGGATGCCGCGCGAATCGAGCATGTCTGCGATCTCGCGCTGGAATTCTCCCAGAATCACCTGAAGCCGGATGGTGCCCTTTTAGTCAAATGCTTTCACGGCAGCGGTTACAGCCAGATTGTCGAGAAGTTCAAGCAGCAGTTTAAGACGGTGGCCGCGCGTAAGCCGAAAGCGTCTCGCGACAAATCGTCCGAAACTTTTATTTTGGGTAAGCATCTGAAACGGCCCGGTTGA
- the phoB gene encoding phosphate regulon transcriptional regulator PhoB produces MPSSILVIEDEPAISELISVNLQHAGHCPIRAYNAEQAQNLISDVLPDLVLLDWMLPGKSGIAFARDLRNNERTKHIPIIMLTARGDEQDKVLGLEIGADDYVTKPFSPKELMARIKAVLRRRAPQLTEDVVAINGLKLDPATHRVAAHAEGSEIKLDLGPTEFRLLHFFMTHPERVHSRTQLLDQVWGDHVFVEERTVDVHIKRLRAALKPAGCDAMIETVRGSGYRLAKSA; encoded by the coding sequence ATGCCTAGCAGCATTCTCGTCATCGAAGATGAGCCCGCTATTTCCGAGCTGATTTCGGTCAATCTTCAACACGCGGGCCATTGCCCGATCCGCGCCTATAACGCGGAGCAGGCGCAAAACCTGATCAGCGATGTGCTGCCGGACCTCGTCCTGCTCGACTGGATGCTGCCGGGCAAATCGGGCATCGCATTTGCGCGCGATCTGCGCAACAACGAGCGGACCAAACACATCCCGATCATCATGCTGACCGCACGTGGCGATGAACAGGACAAGGTGCTCGGTCTCGAGATCGGCGCGGACGACTATGTCACCAAGCCGTTCTCGCCGAAGGAACTGATGGCGCGTATCAAGGCTGTGCTGCGCCGCCGTGCACCGCAGTTGACCGAGGACGTGGTGGCGATCAACGGACTGAAGCTCGATCCGGCCACGCATCGTGTCGCGGCGCATGCAGAAGGCAGCGAGATCAAGCTCGATCTCGGGCCGACGGAGTTCCGTCTGCTGCACTTCTTCATGACGCATCCGGAGCGCGTGCATAGCCGCACGCAACTGCTCGATCAGGTGTGGGGCGATCACGTGTTCGTCGAAGAGCGCACGGTGGACGTCCACATCAAGCGCCTGCGCGCCGCGCTTAAGCCGGCGGGTTGCGATGCTATGATTGAGACGGTCCGGGGCAGTGGTTACAGGCTTGCGAAAAGCGCCTGA
- the phoU gene encoding phosphate signaling complex protein PhoU, with translation MSDKHLSSQFDADLNLVSSKVLEMGGLVESQIVNAMHALNNFDLDMCEQVIAAEERLNKMEVDIDEECSNIIARRQPAARDLRLLIAISKTITNLERAGDEAEKIAKRTKRLMEDGASRTINIAEIKLSGEMAVTILRRALDAFARLDTVAAAQIVRDDKAIDEEFRAFVRKLISYMTEDPRSISVGLDFLFIAKAIERIGDHAKNIAEFIIYIVKGTDVRHKSRDALEREALS, from the coding sequence ATGTCCGATAAACACCTCTCCAGCCAGTTCGACGCCGATCTGAATCTCGTTTCGTCGAAGGTTCTCGAAATGGGCGGCCTTGTGGAATCGCAGATCGTCAATGCGATGCACGCGCTCAACAATTTCGACCTGGACATGTGCGAGCAGGTTATCGCCGCCGAAGAGCGTCTGAACAAGATGGAAGTCGATATCGACGAAGAGTGCAGCAACATCATCGCGCGCCGCCAGCCGGCCGCGCGTGACCTGCGCCTGCTGATCGCGATCTCGAAGACCATCACGAATCTCGAGCGCGCCGGCGACGAAGCGGAAAAAATCGCCAAGCGCACCAAGCGTCTGATGGAAGACGGCGCCTCGCGCACCATCAATATCGCCGAGATCAAGCTGTCCGGTGAGATGGCAGTGACGATCCTGCGCCGTGCGCTCGACGCGTTCGCGCGCCTCGATACGGTGGCCGCCGCGCAGATCGTGCGCGACGACAAGGCGATCGACGAAGAATTCCGCGCCTTCGTGCGCAAGCTGATTTCGTACATGACTGAAGATCCGCGTTCGATTTCCGTGGGCCTCGATTTCCTCTTCATCGCCAAGGCGATCGAGCGGATCGGCGACCACGCGAAGAACATCGCTGAATTCATCATCTATATCGTCAAGGGTACCGACGTGCGGCACAAGTCGCGCGACGCGCTCGAACGCGAAGCACTTAGTTAA
- the glmM gene encoding phosphoglucosamine mutase: MARRFFGTDGIRGKVGEGPITPDFVLRLGYAAGKVLAGGDRWAHTGQRPTVLIGKDTRVSGYMLEAALESGFSAAGVDVMLAGPMPTPGIAYLTRALRLAAGVVISASHNPYYDNGIKFFSAHGDKLPDEVELKIEEQLDQPLACAASEQLGKARRLDDAAGRYIEFCKSTFPAAFDLRGMRLVVDCAHGAAYDIAPHVFHELGADVIPIGVAPNGFNINDGVGATAPDALVRAVRANHADLGIALDGDADRLQVVDSAGRLYNGDELLYVLVKDRIETDGKVEGAVGTLMTNMAVEVALQHAGVKFVRAAVGDRYVLEQLREHGWQLGAEGSGHILSLDRHSTGDGIVSSLLVLAAMKRSGKTLAQLLEGVTLFPQKLINVRMQPGADWKASDEIRRAISAAEASLDGHGRVLIRASGTEPVLRVMVEAQHVNDAVQHAETIASAVKQATA, translated from the coding sequence ATGGCACGTCGCTTTTTCGGTACTGATGGCATTCGGGGCAAGGTCGGCGAGGGCCCGATCACACCAGATTTCGTGTTGAGGCTCGGTTATGCCGCCGGCAAGGTGCTGGCGGGCGGGGATCGCTGGGCCCACACCGGCCAACGCCCGACGGTCCTGATCGGCAAGGACACGCGCGTTTCGGGCTACATGCTCGAAGCCGCACTTGAGTCGGGATTCTCCGCGGCAGGCGTCGACGTGATGCTGGCCGGCCCGATGCCGACACCGGGCATCGCTTACCTGACACGCGCGCTGCGGCTTGCAGCGGGGGTGGTGATCAGCGCGTCGCACAACCCGTACTACGACAACGGGATCAAGTTCTTCTCGGCCCACGGCGACAAGTTGCCCGACGAGGTCGAACTGAAGATCGAAGAGCAACTGGATCAGCCGCTCGCTTGCGCCGCCTCGGAGCAACTGGGCAAGGCGCGCCGTCTCGATGACGCGGCCGGCCGCTATATCGAGTTCTGCAAGAGCACGTTCCCGGCGGCTTTCGACCTGCGCGGCATGAGGCTGGTGGTCGATTGCGCGCACGGGGCTGCGTATGACATCGCGCCGCATGTGTTCCACGAACTTGGGGCCGACGTAATCCCGATCGGCGTGGCGCCGAACGGCTTCAACATCAACGACGGCGTTGGCGCGACCGCTCCGGACGCGTTGGTCCGCGCGGTGAGGGCGAACCATGCCGATCTCGGCATTGCGCTCGACGGTGACGCCGACCGTCTGCAGGTCGTCGACTCGGCCGGCCGCCTCTATAACGGCGACGAGCTGCTGTATGTGCTGGTCAAAGACCGTATCGAGACGGACGGCAAGGTGGAAGGCGCAGTCGGCACCTTGATGACCAATATGGCGGTCGAAGTGGCGTTGCAGCATGCAGGCGTGAAGTTCGTGCGAGCGGCCGTCGGCGACCGCTACGTGCTCGAGCAATTGCGCGAACACGGCTGGCAATTGGGCGCCGAGGGCTCGGGACACATCCTCTCGCTCGATCGTCATTCGACCGGTGACGGAATCGTGTCATCGCTGCTGGTGCTCGCCGCCATGAAGCGTAGCGGCAAGACGCTCGCGCAACTGCTCGAAGGCGTGACGCTGTTCCCGCAGAAGCTGATCAACGTGCGCATGCAACCGGGCGCCGACTGGAAGGCGAGCGACGAGATCCGCCGCGCGATTAGCGCAGCCGAGGCGTCCCTGGACGGACATGGCCGCGTATTGATTCGCGCTTCCGGCACCGAGCCGGTCCTGCGCGTGATGGTCGAGGCCCAGCATGTGAATGACGCGGTCCAGCACGCCGAGACAATTGCCAGCGCGGTCAAGCAGGCTACCGCCTGA
- the folP gene encoding dihydropteroate synthase: MGILNVTPDSFSDGGKFEMRGDALRQAERMMLDGADLIDIGGESTRPGAPPVPLDEELERVIPLIEQLHDAQVPLSVDTYKPEVMRHALAAGADLINDIWGFRRPGAIDAVRDSLCGLCVMHMFGEPQTMQVGEPAYEDVVSEVRAFLEQRVVALMQAGIAKRRISVDPGFGFGKAVVEHNYALLAHLPETAPRGEPPFAAPVPILAGMSRKSMLGSVTGRAASERVAASVAAAICAAERGAAILRVHDVAETVDGLKVWAAMRDATRRS; this comes from the coding sequence ATGGGCATTCTGAACGTCACACCCGACTCGTTCTCCGATGGCGGCAAGTTCGAAATGCGCGGAGATGCTTTGCGGCAGGCCGAGCGGATGATGCTCGATGGCGCGGATCTGATCGATATCGGCGGCGAATCGACCCGTCCCGGCGCACCGCCGGTGCCGCTCGATGAGGAGCTGGAGCGGGTGATACCGCTCATCGAACAGTTGCACGACGCCCAGGTACCGCTATCGGTCGATACCTACAAGCCCGAGGTGATGCGCCACGCGCTGGCCGCCGGCGCGGACCTGATCAACGACATCTGGGGCTTCCGGAGGCCCGGCGCCATCGACGCCGTGCGCGACAGTCTGTGCGGGCTCTGCGTCATGCATATGTTCGGTGAGCCGCAGACCATGCAGGTGGGTGAACCGGCCTATGAGGACGTCGTCAGCGAGGTGCGGGCGTTTCTCGAGCAACGGGTCGTAGCGTTGATGCAGGCAGGGATCGCAAAACGGCGCATCAGCGTCGACCCCGGATTCGGTTTCGGCAAGGCCGTGGTCGAACACAACTACGCCTTGCTGGCCCACTTGCCGGAGACGGCACCGCGCGGCGAGCCGCCGTTTGCCGCACCGGTTCCCATTCTGGCCGGCATGTCGCGCAAGTCGATGCTGGGCTCGGTCACCGGCCGGGCAGCGTCGGAGCGCGTGGCTGCAAGCGTGGCCGCAGCCATCTGTGCAGCCGAACGCGGGGCTGCGATACTGCGCGTGCACGATGTCGCAGAAACAGTCGATGGATTAAAAGTTTGGGCAGCCATGCGCGACGCAACGCGTCGCAGCTGA
- the pstC gene encoding phosphate ABC transporter permease PstC — protein sequence MSDIPLVSSTSGSAAQQKAPSRAGDVIFGGLARLAAIITLLLLGGIILSLIIASWPSIKEFGLSFLWTADWDPPSKKFGALVPIYGTIATSIIALVIAVPVSFGIALFLTELAPAWLRRPLGIAIELLAAIPSIVYGMWGLLVFAPIFATWFEKPLGTVLGSVPFIGAFFQGPPIGIGILCAGVILAIMIIPYIASVMRDVFEVTPVLLKESAYGIGCTTWEVMWKIVLPFTKSGVIGGVMLGLGRALGETMAVTFVIGNTNLLDNVSLFSPGNSITSALANEFAEADPGLHTSALMELGLILFVITFIVLAISKVMLLRLEKGEGAK from the coding sequence ATGTCCGACATCCCCCTCGTGTCGAGCACGTCCGGCAGCGCGGCGCAGCAGAAAGCGCCCAGTCGCGCCGGCGACGTCATTTTCGGCGGTCTCGCGCGCCTTGCCGCGATCATCACGCTCCTGCTGCTCGGCGGCATCATCCTTTCGCTGATCATCGCCTCATGGCCGTCGATCAAGGAGTTCGGTCTGAGCTTCTTGTGGACCGCCGACTGGGATCCACCCAGCAAGAAATTCGGCGCGCTGGTGCCGATCTACGGCACGATCGCAACCTCGATCATTGCTCTCGTTATTGCGGTGCCAGTCAGCTTCGGCATTGCGCTGTTCCTCACTGAACTCGCGCCTGCATGGCTGCGCCGGCCGCTCGGCATTGCCATCGAACTGCTCGCCGCGATCCCTTCGATCGTCTACGGCATGTGGGGTCTGCTGGTGTTCGCACCGATCTTCGCCACCTGGTTTGAAAAGCCGCTGGGCACCGTGCTCGGCAGCGTGCCGTTCATCGGCGCGTTCTTCCAGGGGCCGCCCATCGGCATCGGCATTTTGTGTGCGGGCGTGATTCTCGCGATCATGATCATTCCGTACATCGCCTCGGTGATGCGCGACGTGTTCGAAGTCACGCCAGTCCTGCTGAAGGAATCGGCATATGGCATCGGCTGCACGACCTGGGAAGTGATGTGGAAGATCGTGCTGCCGTTCACCAAGAGTGGCGTGATCGGCGGCGTGATGCTGGGTCTTGGCCGTGCTCTCGGTGAGACGATGGCCGTCACGTTCGTGATCGGCAACACCAATCTGCTCGACAACGTCTCGCTGTTCTCACCGGGTAACAGTATTACCTCGGCGCTCGCCAACGAATTCGCGGAAGCGGATCCGGGCCTGCATACGTCAGCGTTGATGGAACTGGGTCTGATCCTGTTTGTGATTACCTTCATCGTCCTGGCGATTTCGAAAGTCATGCTGCTTCGCCTCGAGAAAGGGGAGGGCGCAAAATGA
- the pstA gene encoding phosphate ABC transporter permease PstA produces MSQPIMNMPGSADPAALEAMRVKLQGRRRIKNAIALTLSLAAMAFGLIWLVWILYTTLRLGVGGLSIELFTQNTPPPNTDGGGLQNAIVGSLMLIVLATFVGTPIGILAGVYLAEYGQKGWLASVTRFINDILLSAPSIVVGLFVYALVVAKLGHFSGWAGVFALALLQIPIVIRTTENMLKLVPNALREAAFALGTPKWKMVLSITLKASVAGIITGVLLGVARIAGETAPLLFTAMSNQFFSWNMNQPVANLPVTIYQFAMSAFPQWQSLAWAGVFLITLGVLGLNILARTIFSKK; encoded by the coding sequence ATGAGCCAGCCCATCATGAATATGCCGGGTTCGGCGGATCCCGCTGCACTGGAGGCAATGCGCGTCAAGCTGCAGGGTCGCCGCCGCATCAAGAACGCGATTGCGCTCACGCTCTCGCTTGCCGCGATGGCCTTTGGTCTCATCTGGCTTGTCTGGATTCTCTATACGACGCTGCGTCTGGGCGTCGGTGGTCTGTCGATCGAGCTGTTCACGCAGAACACGCCGCCACCGAACACCGATGGTGGTGGCTTGCAGAACGCGATTGTCGGCAGCCTGATGCTGATCGTGCTGGCGACGTTCGTCGGCACACCGATCGGCATTCTGGCCGGCGTCTATCTGGCCGAATACGGTCAGAAGGGCTGGCTTGCCAGCGTGACGCGTTTTATCAACGACATCCTGTTGTCGGCGCCTTCGATCGTCGTGGGCCTGTTCGTCTATGCGCTGGTGGTGGCGAAGCTCGGCCACTTCAGCGGCTGGGCCGGTGTCTTCGCGCTCGCGCTGCTGCAGATTCCGATTGTGATTCGTACCACTGAAAATATGCTGAAGCTGGTGCCGAACGCGCTGCGTGAAGCGGCCTTTGCGCTCGGCACGCCGAAGTGGAAGATGGTGTTGTCGATTACGCTGAAGGCGTCGGTAGCCGGCATTATCACAGGCGTGCTGCTCGGCGTTGCCCGGATTGCCGGTGAAACCGCACCGTTGCTGTTCACCGCGATGTCGAATCAGTTCTTCTCGTGGAACATGAATCAGCCGGTCGCAAACTTGCCGGTCACGATCTATCAGTTTGCGATGAGCGCCTTCCCGCAGTGGCAATCGCTTGCCTGGGCCGGCGTCTTCCTGATCACGCTCGGGGTGCTGGGTTTGAACATCCTCGCGCGTACGATCTTTTCGAAAAAGTAA
- the pstS gene encoding phosphate ABC transporter substrate-binding protein PstS, whose product MKLMQTAFAGLAGALFAIAAQAADITGAGSTFAAPIYTKWADAYQKSGGGKVNYQGIGSSGGIKQIIAKTVDFAGSDAPLKDDELAKDGLFQFPTVVGGVVPVVNLPGVTPGQLTLSGEVLGDIYLGKIKKWNDPAIVALNPKAKLPDTDIAVVRRADGSGTSFIWTNYLSKVNADWKSKVGEGATVSWPTGTGGKGNDGVAAFVQRLPGAIGYVEWAYAKQNKMVFVDMKNAAGTVVEPKTETFKAAAAGADWSKSFYQILTNEPGKDAWPIVGATFVLLHTTQDKAPQGTETLKFFDWAFKNGSGAADSLDYISLPESVVTEIKSQWKEKVKDASGKSVAE is encoded by the coding sequence ATGAAATTGATGCAAACCGCGTTCGCTGGCCTGGCTGGCGCGCTCTTCGCGATCGCTGCTCAAGCCGCCGACATCACCGGCGCGGGCAGCACCTTTGCAGCACCCATCTATACGAAGTGGGCTGACGCTTATCAAAAGTCGGGCGGCGGTAAGGTCAACTATCAAGGTATCGGTTCGTCGGGCGGTATCAAGCAGATCATCGCCAAGACGGTCGATTTCGCAGGCTCGGATGCTCCGCTGAAGGACGACGAACTGGCCAAGGACGGCCTGTTCCAGTTCCCGACGGTGGTCGGCGGCGTGGTGCCGGTGGTGAACCTGCCGGGCGTGACCCCGGGCCAACTGACGCTGTCGGGCGAAGTGCTCGGCGACATCTACCTGGGCAAGATCAAGAAGTGGAACGATCCGGCGATCGTTGCACTGAACCCGAAGGCAAAGCTGCCGGATACGGACATCGCGGTGGTTCGCCGTGCTGACGGTTCGGGCACCAGCTTCATCTGGACGAACTACCTGTCGAAGGTCAACGCTGACTGGAAGTCGAAGGTCGGTGAAGGCGCAACGGTCAGCTGGCCGACGGGCACGGGCGGCAAGGGCAACGACGGCGTCGCAGCCTTCGTGCAACGTCTGCCGGGCGCAATCGGTTACGTCGAATGGGCGTACGCGAAGCAAAACAAGATGGTGTTCGTCGACATGAAGAATGCGGCAGGCACCGTGGTTGAGCCGAAGACGGAGACGTTCAAGGCAGCGGCTGCTGGCGCGGACTGGTCGAAGTCGTTCTACCAGATCCTGACGAACGAGCCGGGCAAGGACGCATGGCCGATCGTCGGCGCAACGTTCGTGCTGCTGCACACGACTCAGGACAAGGCACCGCAAGGCACCGAAACGCTGAAGTTCTTCGACTGGGCGTTCAAGAATGGTTCGGGCGCTGCTGACAGCCTCGACTACATCTCGCTGCCGGAATCGGTTGTGACGGAAATCAAGTCGCAGTGGAAGGAAAAAGTGAAGGACGCATCGGGCAAGTCAGTCGCCGAGTAA